One segment of Chelmon rostratus isolate fCheRos1 chromosome 17, fCheRos1.pri, whole genome shotgun sequence DNA contains the following:
- the zgc:158376 gene encoding F-box/LRR-repeat protein 19 — protein MSGSKALGGGAGGGARRRRTRCRRCQACMRTECGECHFCKDMKKFGGPGRMKQSCLLRQCTAPVLPHTAVCFACGEAGKEDTVDSEEEKFSLSLMECTICNEIIHPSCLKMGKAEGIINDEIPNCWECPKCHKEGKTSKDQADGSGKRRLDNGEVGRWKLTDDPPPKKKAPPSLEEGGRPDGGHKRKKEKELPQDSGPKKKMKGAHEKRLKKKPKQEAAESNGPTSSAGGGAGGLQGSSTTTSSQPGGGGAGGAGGTSNADQRSHHREKLERFKRMCLLERRPESSSSSSSSSESDSESDSDDSLRGEQAGGGSSPSSSSPAPPPPIVYGNSSGGRVERERSRSERERERERERRLAELGFSASEESEGEGGRGEEEVREEEQGGGVGGGEKARRRVGGGEVGLPLRGRKGGLLDGEEEDTPPSDRTRKNSASLPPPSPLSSNQMPPSSQHDGFMGKQRSNGQETRNGRTRGGTGGGGGGREGGEKENASGVLTNHKHSGGGTKGSGSRSNKIRSNSKNQTSRNTTPSSSIPTSNGGGGGGGPGGGGLMMSVMAASPCSQPSRLAPRSQMMKRSPPAVPSPPRPVQMERHLVRPPPACPEPSCLPLDSGSSHIMTRDVWLRVFTHLSQRELCVCMRVCRTWSRWCCDKRLWTQIDLSRQRSITPPMLSGIIRRQPVSLNLGYTNISKKQLMWLINRLQGLLELNVSGCPWPAVSALCQAVCPCLKLLDLSRVEDLKDSHLRELLAPPPDTRTAHGETRVGRFQNVTELRLAGLDLTDASSRLLVRYVPHLTRLDLSQCGNVTDQTVHTLTSPISPLRESLTHINLAGCVKVTEQCIPLLRRCPSLQTVDLRSCSLLSSETGQLLSFPPHTSSSSSSTSSSSSAATTTIAASSSSSSSSTSASSSCPPEDRTLLKNS, from the exons CCAGGCCTGCATGAGGACCGAGTGTGGAGAGTGTCACTTCTGTAAGGACATGAAGAAGTTCGGAGGGCCCGGCCGGATGAAGCAGTCCTGCCTCCTGAGACAGTGCACGGCG cCGGTGTTGCCTCACACGGCGGTGTGTTTTGCGTGCGGTGAGGCGGGGAAGGAGGACACGGTGgactctgaggaggagaagtTCAGCCTCTCTCTGATGGAGTGCACCATCTGCAACGAAATCATCCACCCCAGCTGTCTGAAG ATGGGGAAAGCTGAAGGAATCATCAACGATGAGATCCCAAACTGCTGGGAGTGTCCGAAATGCCACAAGGAGGGCAAAACCAGTAAG GACCAGGCCGACGGCTCGGGGAAACGCAGGCTGGACAACGGGGAGGTGGGTCGCTGGAAGCTCACAGATGACCCTCCCCCTAAAAAGAAAGCCCCTCCCTCCctggaggagggtgggaggcCGGACGGGGGacacaagaggaagaaggagaaggagctgCCTCAGGACAGCGGGCCCAAGAAGAAG atgaAGGGCGCCCACGAAAAACGCCTCAAAAAG AAACCGAAGCAGGAGGCGGCAGAGTCGAACGGTCCCACCtcctcagctggaggaggagcgggaggacTGCAGGGCTCCTCGACAACCACTTCTTCTCAGCCCGggggaggaggagcgggaggagCAGGGGGGACGTCGAACGCAGACCAGCGCTCCCATCACAGAGAGAAACTGGAACGTTTTAAGAGGATGTGTCTGCTGGAGCGTCGGCCCGagtcctcgtcctcgtcctcctccagctccgAGTCCGACTCGGAGTCCGATTCTGATGACTCCCTGAGGGGGgagcaggcaggaggaggcTCCTCGCCTTCATCATCCTCCCCCGCCCCGCCTCCACCCATCGTCTATGGCAACAGCAGCGGGGGGcgggtagagagagagaggagtcgCAGCgagcgggagagagagcggGAAAGGGAGCGCCGCCTGGCCGAACTGGGCTTCAGCGCCAGCGAGGAGTctgagggggagggagggaggggggaggaggaggtacgggaggaggagcagggagggggAGTGGGAGGGGGGGAGAAGGCTCGGCggagagtgggaggaggagaggtggggtTACCGCTGCGAGGGCGGAAAGGAGGACTgctggatggagaggaggaggacacgcCCCCATCTGATAGGACCAGGAAAaactctgcctccctccccccaccctcacccctctcctccAATCAGATGCCTCCGTCCTCACAGCACGACGGCTTCATGGGGAAGCAGCGCAGTAATGGGCAGGAGACACGTAACGGACGGACACGAGGAGGTacaggagggggtggagggggcagggagggaggggagaaggagaaCGCCAGTGGCGTTCTGACcaatcacaaacacagtggGGGCGGGACCAAAGGCAGCGGGAGCCGCAGCAACAAGATCCGTAGCAACAGTAAGAACCAGACGTCCAGAAacaccaccccctcctcctccatccctaCCTctaatggaggaggagggggtggaggccCGGGGGGAGGCGGCctgatgatgtcagtgatggCGGCGTCCCCCTGCTCGCAGCCGTCCCGCCTCGCACCGCGCTCTCAGATGATGAAGCGCAGCCCGCCGGCCGTGCCCTCGCCCCCCCGGCCCGTTCAGATGGAGAGACACCTGGTGCGTCCTCCCCCCGCCTGCCCTGAGCCCAGCTGCCTGCCGCTGGACTCTGGCTCCTCCCACATCATGACGCGTGACGTGTGGCTCAGAGTGTTCACGCACCTGAGCCAGAGAGAGCTGTGCGTCTGCATGAGAGTCTGCCGCACCTGGAGCCGCTG gtGTTGCGATAAAAGGTTGTGGACTCAGATCGATCTGAGCCGGCAGCGCTCCATCACCCCTCCCATGCTGAGCGGCATCATCCGCCGACAGCCCGTCTCCCTGAACCTGGGTTATACCAACATCTccaaaaaacagctgatgtggCTCATCAACCGCTTACAAG GTCTGTTGGAGTTGAACGTGTCTGGGTGTCCTTGGCCGGCGGTGTCCGCTCTGTGTCAGGCCGTCTGTCCCTGTCTGAAGCTGCTGGACCTCAGCAGAGTGGAGGACCTCAAAGACTCACACCTGAGAGAGCTGCTGGCCCCCCCACCTGACACCAGGACAG CTCACGGTGAAACCAGAGTGGGGCGTTTCCAGAACGTGACAGAGCTGCGATTGGCCGGGCTGGACCTGACGGACGCGTCGTCTCGTCTGTTGGTGCGTTACGTTCCTCACCTGACCAGGTTAGACCTGAGTCAGTGTGGAAACGTCACAGATCAGACGGTGCACACCCTCACCTCCCCCATCTCCCCCCTGAGAGAGAGCCTCACCCACATCAACCTGGCAG GTTGTGTGAAGGTGACGGAGCAGTGCATCCCGTTGCTGCGTCGCTGCCCCTCCCTGCAGACGGTCGACCTGcgctcctgctccctcctctcctcagagaCCGGACAGctgctctccttccctcctcacacctcctcctcttcctcctccacctcatcctcctcctctgctgccaccaCCACAATCGCTgcttcgtcctcctcctcctcctcatctacgtcagcctcctcctcctgtcctcctgaAGACAGAACGCTGCTAAAGAACAGCTAA